The window CACAATGTCACCAGTACTTCATACAGAGTTAGATAAGCGCAATCCTTGTCGGGATTATCCTCAGGTACCCAGAATCGTCTCCTTGATCTCCTTATGTACCAGTTACTGAGGTCATTGACAACAAAATCTTCCAGCTTACGCGCTGCAACGTGGATATCAAAGCTCTCTATTGCTGCTATCACATCCTTGTTCACTCTGTTCAACCGTGATATGATCCATCTATCAATAGGAGCCCTATTCTCCACCGGTATCTCTTTATCGCTTGGACTGAAGTTATCTATCGTGGCATAAGTGATGAAGAAGAAATACGAGTTCCAGAATGCATTCATGAATCTCTTGTTCTTCTCCATTATACCACGTTCTGAGAACCTGATATCTTCATAGGGTGGTCCCGCAGTGAAGAAATACCACCTTAGTGCATCTGCACCTTCTTTGTTGAATATAGCGTTTATGTCCACGACGTTACCCTTGCTCTTACTCATCTTCACACCCTTATCATCCAGAATATGACCCAGAGAGAGCACATTCAGATACGGAGGCTCATCAAATATCGCAGTTGATACCGCCAGTAGCGAGTAGAACCAGCCCCGGGTCTGGTCTATCGCCTCTGTAATAAAGTCAGCAGGATAATTCTCCCTGAAATCTTCATTACCAGTCTCAAATGGATAGTGCCATTGTGCGAAGGGTGCGGAACCGGAGTCATACCAGCAATCAATCACATCTTTCACACGCTTCATCTTACCGCCGCAGTTCTCGCAGCGGAGTACCACTGCATCTATATAGGGGCGGTGCAAGTCATCAGGAACAGGTCCCTCCGCTCGTTCTCTTAGCTCTTTTATACTCCCTACACAGTATTCAGCACCACAGGAACTGCAAATCCAGATATTCAGAGGCGTGCCCCAGAACCGCTCACGGCTCAGTGCCCAATCCTCTATATTCTCCAAAAAGTTACCAAATCGCCCATATTTCAAATGCGCCGGATACCATCTTATCTTCTCATTATTCGCAATCAAATTATCACGTAGTGAGCTCATTGCAATGAACCATGATTCACGCGCATAATAAAGTAGAGGAGAGCCACAGCGCCAGCAGAAAGGATACGAGTGCATATATCTCATTTCCTTAAACAGAATCCCACGTTGCTTCAGCCACTCTATTATTGTATTATCCGCATCCTTCACGAATACCCCTGCCAGTGGTGTTACTTCTTCTTTGAATCGTCCTTTGGTATCCACAGGCTGTGTAAAGCCCAGATTGCCCTTACGACAAACTTCGTAATCCACTTCGCCAAACGCAGGTGCAATATGGACGATACCGGTACCCTCATCGAGAGTGACGAAATCGGCGTTGATCACCCTATGTGAGGCTCCGCCCGATATCTTCGCGTACTCGAATAGCGGCTCATATTCTATATTCGCGAGAGTTTCTCCTTTGAATCGCTCTAATATCTCATAATCATATTCATGCTGCTCATTGCTGCTCAGAACGTCATCCAGACGAGCTTCTGCCAGTATCAGAATACTCTCATTGTTATCTCCTTCTCCCTCCTTCACCCTCACCTTCACGTAAGTATACTGCGGATGTACCGCGAGTGCGATATTACCAATCAGAGTCCATGGAGTGGTGGTCCAGGCTAAGAAGTACACAGGAGTGGCATCTACAGAGGATGAGGACTGGCTCTGGTGGCTCTGGCTCTCGCGCTTCACTTTGAACTTCACGTAGATAGAGGGGTCTTCCACATCACGATAACCCTGTGCCACTTCATGACTGCTCAATGTGGTCTCGCACCTGGGGCAGAAAGGAACGACTTTATAACCTTTATAAAGCAATCCCCGCATCCATATCTCCTTCAAAGACCACCATACTGATTCTATATACGTATTCTTGAAAGTGATGTATGGAGAATCCATATCTATCCAGAATCCCACACGTCTTGTTGCATTCACCCATTCCTTCTCATACCGGAATACCGAGTCACGACATCTTCGATTAAACTTCTCGATTCCGAACTCCTCGATCTCTCCTTTTGTGTTTATTCCCAGTTCCTTCTCCACCTCGATCTCTACTGGTAGACCGTGAGTGTCCCAACCTGCTCTTCGGGGTGCATAAAAGCCTCGCATCGTCTTGTATCGCAGCACGAGGTCCTTCATCACACGCGTGAGGATATGCCCGGGGTGCGGGAGCCCATTTGCTGTCGGCGGTCCTTCGATGAATACGAACTTCTCCCGCCCTTTCCTCTGTTCTACGCTACGCTCAAATGTCTTCTCACGGTCCCACAGCGCCAATATCTCCTCTTCCAATCGTACGAAATTCGGTCTTTGCGCTTCTTTTCTGAACTGTGACATCTTGGCATCTCACCCTCTATCTTTATTCATAACCTACTTACCTACTTACTTAGCTTATAGCTTTGTATCCATTTTTAAAATTTCACACCATCGGGTCGAGATATTCACGATATTCATCAACCGTGACGGGTCTGCCAGACCAGTATTTTATCACCTCGCCAGTGCTGTTGATGATAGCACTCAGGGGCAGCAGTTTCTCTCCTTTGCCCTGATGTATGACGTGGTAGATAGCGGCTTCGGGTAGGCTATCAAAGAGTACATAAAATGCTATTCGGTCACCGTACAGTTGCCGCAAACGTTCTATATTCGGCTTGTCTCGTTCGCATATCCTGCATATGTTCTCATCACATGGGTCTCGTATTATACTCAACACAACAGGGCGGTGATAGCTCAGGATAGTGGAGACCGCGCGTTCAACACCCCTGTATTTCTCATTCACATACCGCTCTATCACATCACTGTACCTTGCAACCACATCCTGTCGGGTCATTGTATGCTTATCTGCAAACATCTGGATCACCTTATCTCGAAATACACGCTGATGCCGCGAGACAAGTACCTTTAGATGCATTTTATAGTTATTAGTTATTATATTCTAAACACCCTTTCTTTTTAAAATAACGGTTTTTAATTTAATGTAAAAGAATTGCACTTATACTTATTATTGTTATCCACATTGCAATCTGAATGCCGAGCATCCACTTGAAGTTTGAATCTATCCTCCCGTTCATGTCCAACCTCAGGTCGTCTATCCTCGTGTTCGTATCATCTATCCTCCCGTCAATGTATTCCTGTAATGTAATCCCCTTATCATATCAAATATCCGGTCGTACTCACTTACTCTCCCCTCTAAAGTGCTTATTCTCTCTATTACTTCCTACATTGAATTGCTCCTCCCGGATTCTTTCATGTATAAAAAGCCCATACATTTTTATGTCGTATGTATGAGTGAAACAGTTTCGACTGGCAAGCCAGATTAGGTTTGTGTCCTTATCAATAGCAGAGGCAAGCGGATTTTTAAAGGAGAGGGAATAGCTGTTGAAGAAAGGTGACGTGGTACAAGCGAGTGAGAAATTTATAAGGCTGCTGAGGATACTGTGAAAATACTTGCAAAAAACTTCACACTCCTGACAGTTACCGTGAGGCTGCGACCAGAGGGAGATGGACGGCATCATTGCTGGACAAAGCAGTCAGGATGATGGAAAGCATACTCGGAGAGGAGGATGTGGGAGTGGGACGTGGCTTGTTGTCCGGAGAATGAAAAAATAAAAAGAGAAAAAAACCTACCTGACTTTGTCATATTTATTTTATAAATACAACTATTTATTTTATGCATTTCTCAACCTATCATTTTAAATTAGCCGCAAACAATCTGAGATACCGGACAACCTGTATAGCAATTTCCACGGAATTAAAAGGGGAATGAATATCAATCCTCAAAATCTCGAGATAGTTCTAACTAAACGTGTCTGGATTGCGTGAAAATCATCGAATCAAGATACTCTTAGTTTTGTCTGCTCTTCCGCTTAACGATCTCAAGTATCTCCTTCTCTGTCATCCTCCTCCCTGGCAATATCACTTCCAGAATCTCTCTGACATCCTGTTTTTGCATCTTCCAGCGCTCTTTCCATCCAGTAGCGGCTGCAGGACATCTCTGCATCGCTGAAAGAGCTATAAAAAAACTTTTAGCTCCCCTGTAACTTTATTTAAAGTCATGAAGAGACAAGATAGCAGTAAAGTACAGAGTGTTTTCACGTTGTAAACCGCTTATATATCCTCGTTATTTTTTCTGGCAGTTTTACAACATCATCTATCACAACCCATCTGCTATTGCCATACATCCGTGGCAAATACTCAGCAGCTTCACGGTCAACAGTGATACAAAACGACTTGATACCATACCTCTGAGCTTCTCTTAGTGCCATTCTTGTGTCTTCAATAGCGTAATTTCCAAAATAATCCCGGTCTAATGGCTTACCATCACTCAACAGAATAAGCACCTTTGTTTTTTCTTCTCGTCTTCTTAATTTAGTTGTTGTGTGTCTGATTGCAGGAGCAATTCTGGTAGATTGATTATTCGTTATTGTAGATATTTTACACTGTACTCTTTGATCATAAGGCTCCTCAAAATCTTTAATAATATAAAACGCCACGTTATCGCGTCCATACCCCGAGAATCCGTAAATAGCAAAAGCATCGCCTAATTCTTTCAATGCTTCAGACATTAATATCAATGCTTCTTTTTCACACAGTATTGTTGCTCCTGCCGTACTACCACTCATATCAAGGAGAAATGCAACTACTATATCTCGAGTCCTTTTTTCGGTTCGTACGTAGTTTCTCTCGGAAGGTGAGAGCTTTAGTCGCTTATCGATAAAATATTGAACCGCTGAATCCAGGTCAACATCATCGCCTTCAAATTGTGCCCTCAATTTTACCGAACCCTCAGGTCTGAGCATCTGGAATTCTCGCCTGATTATCTTTATCTGCCCAGCATACTTCTGAATTGTTTCGAGATAGAATTCATCCGAACCTCCATCCAGAATTCGTTCTCTAACCCTTGACCAGTTCAATCTATAATCTTCGATGTCACTACCCCACTCGGGATATAAAAACGTATCCTGTTCGCGACGAAGTCCTTTTTCATCTGTAATTAATGTTTCAAGGTCGCATAAGTAATCCTTCACCATTTTCGGCTCAAGAGTATCAATTCGTGACTCGACGTCTTTGGGCTTGATACCCTTTTTTTTGAACAAAGCTCTTAACAGTTCTCTTACGTCTTTATTATAGTTTGTATTGGTTGGTTCGCTACTCAGTTTTTCATTAATTTTTCTCGCTGTTCTTCCAAAATTGCCGATATTTTGATTGACCTGCGATTGGTCTAAAGGTGATGAAAAAGGATTTATTGGTTGATAAAGTCCCTGAAAATTATCATCTATCAAGAAATATAATTCTGCCGCCACTCTTGCGGTTTCGTGGACGTCCGCATGTGGTGATGATAAGGTTTGGCTTATTGACAAAGCTTGCTCACATGTTTGCAGAATTTTTACCGGGACTTGTTCTATCTGTTCTTTTGTTGTTCCAGCAATTAACCGTTGAGCTATAATCTCCACTGCTCTTTGTTTATCATTGGCTAACTCGTCAAGAGAAGCCCTTTTAGAAACCATATGAATGTTCATTTCTGATATTTGTTCACCAAGAACAGGATATTCTGCTTGCAGTCGTGAATTGATTCTGTAATCCTCAAGTATGGTTATAAGGTCCTTTGCTAATGCAGGTTCAGGAAAGAGTGTATAAAATTTCTCTGTGTCGCTAATTCCATTCATTTCACGCCCACTATATCTTGCTTTTATCCTACCAACAACATCCTGAACATTCGTTAGCTCAAAATCGAAACTACCATATTCCAAATGAGCTTCTTCATGTGTTGCCAAAACTTTGAACATGACGAAATTCCTATCTTCTTCTTCAAATTCTTTGATCCGCTCTGGAAGAAAGATTCGCTCGCCATCGGTTGTGGCTCTGACCCCTTCACCTTCTACTTCCACAATCTCGATTCCGTAACCCAATAATGCATTCAGATAATGTAACAAAACAGGTTTTATTTTCTTCAACTCAAGACCTTTTGTGACAGCCTCAAGAAAATCAGCATATTCGGAAGACTCACCCCTCACAAAGGAGGTTGCTTTCTCTTCACCTTCTACCTTTGCTATTTCTGATGCTTTATAAGCTACTTTTACTAAACCTTCATAATCCGCTTTAGCAATGAGGTCAGGACTCGCCTCAAGCAGACTAACAGCGGTTCGTCCGCTATATTTGGCGACCTGACTACAAAGCTCATAAACCGCTTTAACTAACTCTTTATCTCCATACCTCAGCAATCTCTCAATGAGTCCTGGACTCATCCCCTGCAACCTGACAGCAGTTCTCCAATTATAAGTCTGGGCGACCTGACTACAAAGTCCATAAACGTCTGTAACCAATTCGTCATCTCCAAACTCGAGTAATCTCTCGATGAGTTCTGGACTCCCATCAAGCAACCGAGCAGCGATAAAACCATCATCCTTGTTGACCTGACAACAAAGTTCTGCCATCCTCCACAGACATTCATAACTAACTCTATCAATGAGTTCTGGACTCAGCTCAAGCAACCGAGCAGCAACAAAACTATCTTCCCGAGCTATCTGACTGCAGAGGGTGACTACTTTCTCAAGAGCATCGTAGCCCACTCTATCAATGAGTTCTGGACCCAGCTCAAGCAACCTGACAGCAGTTCTTCCACTATACCCGGCAGCCTGGCTACAAAGACATGCTACCTTCTCAAAAACATCATAACCTACTCTATCTATGAGTCTTGGGGTCATCTCAAGCAAAGCAGCAATAAATCTGCGATCTTTGGCAATTCGGCTACAAAGACACGCTACCTTCTCTAAACCTTCATAGCCCACTCTATCTATTAGTCCAGGACTTATCCCAAGCAACTTAGCAGCGACGAAGCTATCTTCCCGGGCAACCTGACTACTTAGCCCTGCAATCTTCTCAAATCCTGCATAGCCTACTCTATCTATCAGTTCTGGACTCTGCCCAAGCAGCCTGATAGCCGTACCCTCACTATACCTGGCAAGCTGACTACAAAGTCCATAAACGTTCATGACTAAATCTTTATCGCCGTACGTTAGCAACCTATCAATGAGCTCTTGGCTCTCCTCAAGCAAAGTAACCGCAGTTCGCCCACTATATCTGTCAAGTTGAGTACAAAGACTTACAACTCTCTCTAAACCTTCATAACCCACTCTATCGAGCAAAGGATACAATTCGCTAACCAACTTCTCAAGAACTTCGCCTTCGTAATACTCCCCGAGTAGTTTCCTTATCTTTTTCACTCCGTGAGCTTTCTTAATCGAATTCCATACCATTTTTCAGCAGACCACAATAGTAGCGTAGCCTTTTCTTTGTCATACTCACCTATAAAATTTACCACAGAGTACGCTGAGTTCGCAGACGAAATTAGATGCTGAGTTACACATCACACATCAAAATAATTCTTAAGGATCTCTTCTATGCTTCTTTTGAGGTCACTATCGTGAGTTAAAGGCTCAATCATGGTTGAATATAATGCATCTCGCATTGGTACTCCACTATTTAGCAATGTGCCAGCATAGACAAGTTCTCTGGTCGAAACACCTTCTTCAAGTCCTTGATGAACGAGATTCCTTATTTTATTCGCTGCTTTTACCAACTTTCTTGCAATATCATGTTCAACACCCGTTTCTATATGCACAATTTGAGTCTCCAGGTCTTCTCCTGGCCATTCGAGCGCGATACTCACAAACCTCTGTCTTGTGCTCTGTTTTAATTCTTTTAACACACTCTGGTAACCCGGATTATAACTAATTACCAACATAAAGTCCTCCGGTGCATAGAATATCTTTCCTAACTTCTCTACCAGCATATATCTTCTGTGATCCGTTAATGGATGAATAACAACAGTTGTGTCTTTCCTTGCCTCCACGACTTCATCCAGATAAACGATACCTCCATTTTTTACTGCCATAAGAAGGGGTCCATCAATCCACTCTACATCGTCTCCTTTAATGATATACCTCCCGGTTAAGTCATTTGCACTTAAATCATCATGGCAGGCAACGGTATAGAGCGGTTGTTCTAACTTCCATGCCATGTACTCAACTAATCGTGTTTTACCACTCCCCGTAGGTCCCTTCAGCATAACTGGTAGTTTTTTCTTAAATGCCGCTTCGAATAGCGCAATCTCGTTCCCTTGCGGCAAATAAAAAGGCTCATCTTTTATCTCAAACCCACCATTTTCATATAATAATCTTGAGTCCAATCTCTCCAGCATTTTTACTTACCTACTTGCCTAAATACAATAATTCATATTAATTTAAATCTTTATATTTGTATTTGTATAGCCACTGTAAAAACAAAAATAAAAATAAAAAATATAAAAGGGGATAAAAAGCACCCCTATGCTGACAGTTTCGTATATGGATGTGGTTCCTTCACTTCGATTTCGTGTTCTGACGCGTTTGCCTCTGCTACAATCATATCTGCCATGCCAACCAGTGGGAATACCAGCGGTGCATTCTCTATTGGTCCATAAAGCACGAAATCCTGACCCGCTATTACCGGGATGATATTAGAGCCTATGTCGCAGATACGGAACACATCCGCGCCAAGCCCTTCCCAGCCACCTGGTCCTTTTGTCGCATGCTCCTTCCGGAATGTCTTCAGCCAGGTCCATGCAGAAGGTGCATTATGGATACCCAACCCTACCGCAATACCATATTTCGCCTTAATGACGTAGCCAGATGCAACGGATGAGCCTACACCTGCTCCTATTGGCAGTGTAGCCGGGTCGCACATCTGTTTCGTTATGCCCAGGTCCCGTGCAAGCTGCACCAGTCCTTTGTCAAATGTACCTGCTCCTGTCTCTAACAAATCTATCTTCCCTGCCACCGTTGAATCTTTTGGGTTAAACGCTAAGAGAATCGCCGCATCCAATTTGGATTCGCCGATTATTTCCAGCTCCTCTGATGAACACGACACGTTTATTGAATTATACACCGCCCTCTCTGTTAGTCCCACTTCATCCACATACTTCAGCCCCGCTATCTTCGCCTCTGCCACTGTCGAGTCGATCAAGAAAGGCGAGTCACTCTTCTCTGCACAAAACGCAATTTCTTTCTCCATCGCCTCCGGCGATTCTGAAAATATCTGCATCATGCATGGATTCCCTGTTAAATCCGAGAACTCATCTTGCTTATTTATCACATCTTCCGCTGCTTTCTTGTCAAATATCCCTTTTTCTGCATCTTCGACCAGATAATGCTTTGCGTAGAATATCGTCCCGCAAAGAACTGTTGCGCACTCTCCTGGCTGTCCTCCTACTTTTACTCCACCAATTTCGTATATTTCCTGCTTTCTATCATATATAAACATTTTTTCCACCCTCCTTTTTTATACTATCCAGAATAGCACATATGCAAGTATTCCTATTATTAGCCCGTATAAAGTGCCAATCGCAAAACCCACTTTCTCTCCCTGTCGCTGAGCAAGCTCACCCGTGACAAACTCCACTTTCTCGTCCATCGCCGCCAATCTGCTCAGTAGTTTGGTGTGCTCTGGCGGTGTTGTTGCAACAGGCACTGCTAACTCCTTCAGTTCCTCTTCTAATTTCCCCAGCACCTCTGCGTCTACTTCCTCCTCCAGCTGCTTTTCCTGCTCTTTTCCTCCTTTCTTCTCTTCTCCCATTCTCTTATTCTCCTTTTCTATACCCACGCCATAACTTTAAGTCCCGCAAGAACCAAACTCACAAATAGTCCGATTGCCATCCCTTTTACGAATCCAACCCAGAGACCGGATGCGAACCTTGAATCCTTGCCTATTAACGTTATGGACTTTCTCAAATCCTCTATCTTCGCAGTTATCACCGCGGTCTCCGGTGTTTGCTGCACTACTTTTTGTGGTGGCATTTTATATCACCTCCAAAATAAGCGGCAGAAGAAACACGACCGTCACTATCAAACCTGCCAGCATGCCCATGATAGCATTTACTGAGAGCCCTGAGGATAATTTCTGGTCTCTTGCAATCAACTGTGCCTTGTACAGAATATCATTCGTTGCCTGGTTTATTACGTCCATGTAAGGTGATGCGGGCATGGCTAAAGGCATCTCCAGCTGTGCCGCTGCTTCTTCCTCCTCGCCTACCTTCACGATCATCGGGTCTTCCGGATAAGCCCCCGGGTCTCTTGCCTTTAACTCATTCACTTTTGCCATTATCGCCCCGTAGTCTTCCACGCCTATCATGTCAATTACTTCTACCTGTTTCCTGAATCGTTCGATTGCTGCATCCGGTAAGTTCTCGATGAATGGAATTGCACCCTTTGAGCCTATTATCTTCCGGGTAGATGGATCAATGCCGTTCTTCCACAGCGCTACCATCGACGATCCGCTTAAATGCCCTGGAACTTCCGCACCGGCAACGATGAGGAATCTTATGTTCGGATTGGAGATAATATTCGTTATCATCTTCTCCAATCCAATGTTCTCTGTTTTATCCGGTCCCTGTATTGCAACCCCGGGCAGATGCTCGATGTGGAAATAAGTCCCCGTTGACGATACTGCCACACAACTCTTCGGGTCACCAACCTCGTAGTCGCCGGTGACGAGTGGCCATCCATCCGGGACTTCCTTCTTCTCCACCATTTTCATGCACCTCCTAACTTGAATAACACGAGTGCCACCGCCAACACGCCGAATATCACTCCAAACACGAACATCGTTACGAAACCCGCTTTACTCAACGCCCCTTCTCTATGTGGCTGAGACATTACGAACCCGCTTTGGGGGTCAAGGCAATTGAACAGATCATCTACTGCGGTCTCCAAAACACTTATCTGTTCTTCTATCGGAGCAAGGTTCACCTTGTAGAATCCTGCTCTACTCACCCCTACCTTAAGTGAATCCGGGTCCAGTACCACACCATACTTCTCGTTTATTACCAACATTTTCTCTTCTCTTTTGCCACCTCCCTTATTCTATTGTCTTGATTAACCCAGTTCCTACGACTGAATATGCCTCGCGCATAGCCGCCTTCACGAACTTTACGTAGAATACAAGCCATACCAGCGCACCGAAAATAACCAGAGATACACCATCTGCTACTTCCCACATTGAACCTGCGGTAACCACCAGAATGATTCCCAGTATGGCACACAGCAACCCTGAAATCTCAACAGAGAGCATGAGCGTCCTTGGTCTTCTCTCATCAGGACCTAAACACGCGTTGTACGGATGGAACATCGCCATGCAAGAGAGAATGAACAGCAGCGCTATTATCCCAGTAGATATTGCTTTGTCCATCACCACATCGAAATTCAGCGAGCCGGCTACGATAGAGAATTGAAGCAGCATTGCAAGCGAACCTGCCAGTCCGAGCTCCATCATTCCTCGTTCTAAGCCTGGTATCTTCATCCCTATGAATTTCTCACTGTTCGACATCACGCCTGATAGGTATCCAACACCACCCATAATCAGAACGCCACCTAAAGCTCCCGCTGCGTATCCTGTCTTACTTGCGAACGCTGTTCCTAATATCGCGCCAACGATACCATAACCCATTGCCAGCACGCCTATGGATGGAACACCTGTCCCTAACCCATATTTAGAGGTTTTACGAACAGAATCGGCGCCCCATAGCAAAGTGAATATCACGCCCACTGCCTTTATCACCGCTGGCAATACGGGCAACAATATCGTTATGATCACCGCAATCACTGCAGAAATTATCCCCAAACGGGTTTCATCTGGCGGAAACCCTCCTGTCGGCTTCTTTTCCTCTTCCTCCTCTACTGCTGGTGTAACCGTCATTTTATCAACCCTCCTATATTTGCAGCCAGCCATACGAGCACACCACAGAACAGCGAGATTACGAAGCAAGTAATTAGCGCTTTTGGTAATCGCTTGAATTTCGGATCATGGAAACCCTCTATGGTCCCTCCGATGTTGTAAGCTGCAATAATTGCATTGGCTACGAAGATTCCCATTGCTACCATCCCTGCCGTTGTTGGTTCAAAGTTTGCGTAGTTAAGCAGAGCGAAATAGATGAGTGCTCCGCCAAATCCACCTAACAACGCCCCTATCATACCCGAGATAAAGCTCACGTTTGGTACTCCGTGCCCATCACATTGTGGCGTCTTGTACTCCTTCTGTGATTCTTTCGTTATCGGATCCACGTCTATTCTACCAGATGCAGGAACAATACCGGTTCCAAAGACATAGATGATGTTCGCCATAAGCATGGTGACACCCATCATTATCCATGACCCTACGGCACCAGAAAGTGACACGAGCAATATACTATTGCTAAAAGTCGCTACTGTTGATGCCGTAAACAACCCGCACATTGCCGCTCCGAACATGAGCATGACTGTCCCCGTTGCAATTCCTGTCGCTGTCCCCATCGCCGCTGGCGCTCCTCCTACTGGTAACAGATGAACACCGAGACTTGCTAACACTCCTCCTATTATCACACATACTATAATCAACAATACTGGGTCCATTTTTTTTCACTCACCTACAAAGGGTCCATATCTCTTTCTCGCCCATCTCACTATCACCACATTCCCCACTGTCAACGCTATCCCTATCATCAATCCTAATACGATACCTATTGTCGCTGCCATATTTCCTGCCGTGGCTTGTAAGTCGGGTAAATAATTTCCAGCTATCATCCCCACAAGAGTCCTCCAGTTCTCGAACAGGATGATGAGCCCGAAGGTCAAACCAGTGCAGGGTCCACCGTATTTCACACAGAAACCTACGATGTCTTTCTGTGTCCGTATACCGCACTCTGCGTATCTCGTTATCTTACCGTGGTATACTACCCTCTTTCCCTCACCGAAAGGTCTATCCTGAAACTCTCGCTCCGTTCCGTAATGGATATCTCCGGTAGAAGAACCTATCGCACCTAC of the Methanophagales archaeon genome contains:
- a CDS encoding isoleucine--tRNA ligase — translated: MSQFRKEAQRPNFVRLEEEILALWDREKTFERSVEQRKGREKFVFIEGPPTANGLPHPGHILTRVMKDLVLRYKTMRGFYAPRRAGWDTHGLPVEIEVEKELGINTKGEIEEFGIEKFNRRCRDSVFRYEKEWVNATRRVGFWIDMDSPYITFKNTYIESVWWSLKEIWMRGLLYKGYKVVPFCPRCETTLSSHEVAQGYRDVEDPSIYVKFKVKRESQSHQSQSSSSVDATPVYFLAWTTTPWTLIGNIALAVHPQYTYVKVRVKEGEGDNNESILILAEARLDDVLSSNEQHEYDYEILERFKGETLANIEYEPLFEYAKISGGASHRVINADFVTLDEGTGIVHIAPAFGEVDYEVCRKGNLGFTQPVDTKGRFKEEVTPLAGVFVKDADNTIIEWLKQRGILFKEMRYMHSYPFCWRCGSPLLYYARESWFIAMSSLRDNLIANNEKIRWYPAHLKYGRFGNFLENIEDWALSRERFWGTPLNIWICSSCGAEYCVGSIKELRERAEGPVPDDLHRPYIDAVVLRCENCGGKMKRVKDVIDCWYDSGSAPFAQWHYPFETGNEDFRENYPADFITEAIDQTRGWFYSLLAVSTAIFDEPPYLNVLSLGHILDDKGVKMSKSKGNVVDINAIFNKEGADALRWYFFTAGPPYEDIRFSERGIMEKNKRFMNAFWNSYFFFITYATIDNFSPSDKEIPVENRAPIDRWIISRLNRVNKDVIAAIESFDIHVAARKLEDFVVNDLSNWYIRRSRRRFWVPEDNPDKDCAYLTLYEVLVTLCKLLAPFVPFITEYIYQNLVRGCDPEQPDSVHLCDYPSHVESQIDIELEDSMLTVIRLVEAGRRARSEAGLKIRQPLKDVVIVCGEAEAGKCEKVRQLNLSEILRDELNVHEVKFATSAPAAASGIGYKQVSVDGATLFLNTQLDKELRDEGLVRDIVRRVQGMRKELELEYTAEIRIMYEAAEEVEEAIEKFASYICAETLAVEISRVSERERESEGIYGKNWKIAGKDVYLAIEPLN
- a CDS encoding VWA domain-containing protein, which gives rise to MKKIRKLLGEYYEGEVLEKLVSELYPLLDRVGYEGLERVVSLCTQLDRYSGRTAVTLLEESQELIDRLLTYGDKDLVMNVYGLCSQLARYSEGTAIRLLGQSPELIDRVGYAGFEKIAGLSSQVAREDSFVAAKLLGISPGLIDRVGYEGLEKVACLCSRIAKDRRFIAALLEMTPRLIDRVGYDVFEKVACLCSQAAGYSGRTAVRLLELGPELIDRVGYDALEKVVTLCSQIAREDSFVAARLLELSPELIDRVSYECLWRMAELCCQVNKDDGFIAARLLDGSPELIERLLEFGDDELVTDVYGLCSQVAQTYNWRTAVRLQGMSPGLIERLLRYGDKELVKAVYELCSQVAKYSGRTAVSLLEASPDLIAKADYEGLVKVAYKASEIAKVEGEEKATSFVRGESSEYADFLEAVTKGLELKKIKPVLLHYLNALLGYGIEIVEVEGEGVRATTDGERIFLPERIKEFEEEDRNFVMFKVLATHEEAHLEYGSFDFELTNVQDVVGRIKARYSGREMNGISDTEKFYTLFPEPALAKDLITILEDYRINSRLQAEYPVLGEQISEMNIHMVSKRASLDELANDKQRAVEIIAQRLIAGTTKEQIEQVPVKILQTCEQALSISQTLSSPHADVHETARVAAELYFLIDDNFQGLYQPINPFSSPLDQSQVNQNIGNFGRTARKINEKLSSEPTNTNYNKDVRELLRALFKKKGIKPKDVESRIDTLEPKMVKDYLCDLETLITDEKGLRREQDTFLYPEWGSDIEDYRLNWSRVRERILDGGSDEFYLETIQKYAGQIKIIRREFQMLRPEGSVKLRAQFEGDDVDLDSAVQYFIDKRLKLSPSERNYVRTEKRTRDIVVAFLLDMSGSTAGATILCEKEALILMSEALKELGDAFAIYGFSGYGRDNVAFYIIKDFEEPYDQRVQCKISTITNNQSTRIAPAIRHTTTKLRRREEKTKVLILLSDGKPLDRDYFGNYAIEDTRMALREAQRYGIKSFCITVDREAAEYLPRMYGNSRWVVIDDVVKLPEKITRIYKRFTT
- a CDS encoding CbbQ/NirQ/NorQ/GpvN family protein, which codes for MLERLDSRLLYENGGFEIKDEPFYLPQGNEIALFEAAFKKKLPVMLKGPTGSGKTRLVEYMAWKLEQPLYTVACHDDLSANDLTGRYIIKGDDVEWIDGPLLMAVKNGGIVYLDEVVEARKDTTVVIHPLTDHRRYMLVEKLGKIFYAPEDFMLVISYNPGYQSVLKELKQSTRQRFVSIALEWPGEDLETQIVHIETGVEHDIARKLVKAANKIRNLVHQGLEEGVSTRELVYAGTLLNSGVPMRDALYSTMIEPLTHDSDLKRSIEEILKNYFDV
- the mtrH gene encoding tetrahydromethanopterin S-methyltransferase subunit H, whose product is MFIYDRKQEIYEIGGVKVGGQPGECATVLCGTIFYAKHYLVEDAEKGIFDKKAAEDVINKQDEFSDLTGNPCMMQIFSESPEAMEKEIAFCAEKSDSPFLIDSTVAEAKIAGLKYVDEVGLTERAVYNSINVSCSSEELEIIGESKLDAAILLAFNPKDSTVAGKIDLLETGAGTFDKGLVQLARDLGITKQMCDPATLPIGAGVGSSVASGYVIKAKYGIAVGLGIHNAPSAWTWLKTFRKEHATKGPGGWEGLGADVFRICDIGSNIIPVIAGQDFVLYGPIENAPLVFPLVGMADMIVAEANASEHEIEVKEPHPYTKLSA
- the mtrG gene encoding tetrahydromethanopterin S-methyltransferase subunit G, yielding MGEEKKGGKEQEKQLEEEVDAEVLGKLEEELKELAVPVATTPPEHTKLLSRLAAMDEKVEFVTGELAQRQGEKVGFAIGTLYGLIIGILAYVLFWIV
- the mtrF gene encoding tetrahydromethanopterin S-methyltransferase subunit F is translated as MPPQKVVQQTPETAVITAKIEDLRKSITLIGKDSRFASGLWVGFVKGMAIGLFVSLVLAGLKVMAWV